In Hemitrygon akajei chromosome 17, sHemAka1.3, whole genome shotgun sequence, one DNA window encodes the following:
- the LOC140740950 gene encoding cleavage and polyadenylation specificity factor subunit 5-like, translating into MDAFFLRYPLTNYTFGTKEPLYEKDCSVAARFQRMREEFEKIGMRRTVEGVLIVHEHRLPHVLLLQLGTTFFKLPGGELNPGEDEVEGLKRLMTEILGRQDGVQQDWVIDDCIGNWWRPNFEPPQYPYIPAHITKPKEHKKLFLVQLQEKALFAVPKNYKLVAAPLFELYDNAPGYGPIISSLPQLLSRFNFIYN; encoded by the exons atggatgcttTCTTCTTGAG ATATCCATTGACCAACTACACCTTTGGTACAAAGGAGCCCTTGTATGAAAAAGATTGCTCTGTTGCTGCCCGATTTCAGCGCATGCgggaggagtttgagaagatcgGCATGAGGCGTACAGTGGAGGGTGTCCTGATTGTGCATGAGCACAGGTTACCTCATGTGTTATTACTGCAACTCGGGACAACGTTCTTTAAATT ACCCGGTGGAGAGCTAAATCCTGGGGAAGATGAAGTAGAGGGCTTGAAGCGTCTCATGACGGAG ATTCTGGGCCGTCAGGATGGTGTGCAGCAAGACTGGgtaattgatgactgcattggaaACTGGTGGAGGCCAAATTTTGAGCCCCCTCAG TATCCCTACATTCCAGCTCATATCACTAAGCCCAAGGAGCATAAGAAGCTATTCTTAGTACAGCTTCAAGAAAAAG CTCTTTTTGCAGTTCCGAAGAACTACAAACTGGTTGCTGCACCATTATTTGAGCTTTATGACAATGCTCCTGGTTATGGACCCATCATCTCCAGCCTTCCCCAACTTTTGAGCAG gtttaattttatttataacTGA